A segment of the Staphylococcus ratti genome:
TTTGAAATTTCTTTAAAGATTGCTGAAATCGTTAAAGAAGAAAAAGGTTTACTGCCTAACGTAGACTTTTATAGTGCGACAGTTTACCATAGCATGGATATTGACCATGATTTATTCACACCAATATTTGCTGTGAGTCGTACATCAGGTTGGGTAGCACACATTTTAGAACAATTACGTGATAACCGTATTATGCGCCCAAGAGCAACATATATTGGTGAAACAAACCGCAAGTATGAACCTATTGAAAAACGCAATTAATTTATTGTAATTTAGAAGATAATGATAAACAATTTATGGAGGTTACTTTATAATGAGTGAAAAGATTGTTAAAACAGCAGAAGGTCTAAACGTACCTAATCAACCTATCGTTCCTTTCATTATTGGAGATGGTATTGGGCCAGACATTTGGAAAGCTGCTAGCCGTGTTATTGATGAAGCGGTAAAGAAAGCATATAACGGTGAAAAAGAAATCTCTTGGAAAGAAGTATTGGCAGGTCAAAAAGCTTTTGATCAAACAGGTGAATGGCTACCTCAAGAAACTTTAGATACTATTAAAGAATATCTTATTGCTATTAAAGGACCTTTGACCACACCTATTGGTGGTGGCATTCGTTCATTAAACGTAGCGTTGCGTCAAGAGTTAGATTTATTTACGTGTCTACGTCCTGTACGTTGGTTCCAAGGTGTACCTTCACCGGTTAAAAATCCGCAAGATACAGATATGGTGATTTTCCGTGAGAATACGGAAGATATTTATGCAGGAATCGAATTTAAAGAAGGTTCAGAAGAAGTTAAAAAAGTAATCGACTTCTTGCAAAAGGAAATGGGTGCAAAAAATATTCGTTTCCCAGAAACATCTGGTATCGGTATTAAGCCAGTTTCTAAAGAAGGTACAGAGCGTTTAGTACGCGCGGTGATTCAATATGCATTAGACAACAACCGCAAGTCAGTGACACTTGTGCACAAAGGTAATATTATGAAGTTTACTGAAGGCGCTTTTAAACAATGGGGCTATGATTTAGCTGAACGTGAATTTGGAGATAAAGTCTTCACATGGCAACAATATGATAAAATTGTTGAAGAAAAAGGAAAAGACGAAGCAAATGCTACACAAGCACAAGCTGAAAATGAAGGCAAAATCATCATTAAAGATTCAATTGCTGATATTTTCTTACAACAAATTTTAACGCGTCCATCTGATCACGATGTGGTTGCAACAATGAATCTTAATGGAGATTACATTTCAGATGCGTTAGCTGCTCAGGTCGGCGGCATCGGCATTGCACCTGGTGCTAACATTAACTACGAAACAGGACATGCCATTTTCGAAGCGACACATGGTACAGCACCTAAATATGCTGATTTAGATAAAGTAAATCCATCATCTGTATTATTATCAGGTGTGCTTTTATTAGAACATTTAGGATGGCAAGAAGCTGCTGATTTAATAACAGCATCTGTTGAAAAAACGATTGCTTCAAAAGTCGTAACATACGATTTTGCACGTCTGATGGATGGCGCAACAGAAGTTAAAACATCTCAATTTGCTGATGAATTAATTAAAAACTTATAATTGTAGCATGTGTTTTTGATAACATATCAAACGAGAATCAAATGGATTAGCATTGAATTTTCAACTGAAGTTATGAAAATGGTGTTGAAACATTGCTAATTTAATAGCTAGGACAAACATGCTTTAGAGGCTTGGACATGGAATGTCCTAGCCTCTTTTCAATGCATACAGTGGGATAAGGGCAAATGAAAGATTACGACTACGTGTGCTAGTTTTTAAATTAGGGTAAAATGAATGTAAGGGTACGTTGTAATAATTGTTAAATCAATATGAAGATATTGTAAATTTACCTAATAGCATATTATTTTTAAGTTCATTTTAAGTTATAATGAACTTAATTTAACATAGGAGGGACATGGAATGGTGCAAAGAGTACTTGTGGTTGATGATGAACAATCCATTGTCACACTACTCAAATACAATCTTGAGCAAGCGGGTTATATCGTTGAAATCGCACAAGACGGTGAGGAAGCGATTGAAAAAGAAAAAGAAACACAACCTGATTTAATCGTATTAGACGTTATGTTACCTAAAAAAGACGGCATTGAAGTATGTAAAACAATTCGTTCAGATAAGAATCAGGTCCCTATACTCATGTTGACCGCTAAAGACGATGAGTTTGATCGTGTTTTAGGTTTGGAACTAGGGGCAGATGATTATATGACAAAGCCGTTTTCACCAAGAGAAGTAGTTGCACGTGTGAAAGCAATTTTACGTCGTTCATCACAATTTGAAACATCACGTGTGGAAGATGATGATGAAGACATTGTCATTGGTCCTATCCGTATTAGACCAGATTATTTTGAAGTGTATCGCAACGATAAGTTGTTAGAGCTTACACCAAAAGAGTTTGAATTATTACTATATCTTATAGAACGCCAAGGTCGTGTCATTACGAGAGAGCATATGTTAAACTCTGTATGGAATTATGAATTTGCTGGTGATTCACGTATTGTGGATGTGCATATTAGTCATTTACGTGATAAGCTTGAAGAAAATCCTAAACAACCACAATTTATTAAAACTGTACGTGGTTTAGGTTATAAATTGGAGCGACCGAAGTAAATGATTAAGTTTTATCATAAGTTATTGATTATACTTACAACAATTACTGTTGTAAGTTTTCTTATATTAGGGTTTATCGTACATAATTCTATATATACGATCTCTGTGGACTATCAAAAGAAAGAATTACAAAAACAAGCCAAGCAAATTATCAATTTATACCAAGATAATAATAAAGCGCGTATTCAATCTTTGGCCAAAACATATGAAGCAAATATTTTAATTTCAAAAGACGGTAAGGAATTTAAAGTCAATACCGTTAAAGACTTTGAAATTGAAAAAAGAAAAATTGAGCTTGAACGACAACTTCAATCTGAAAACCCTGTCTATATGCTTGATGGCAAGGCTGGGGAATACCTGTTTGGCATTGAAAAAGGAAATACGACGCTATTAATGAGTGGCAAATATGACACAGTATACGCCTTGCAAATGCAATTTTGGAAATACTTGATTTTGATAGGAATTGTCATTATAGCACTCATCTTTTTTACCGTACGTTACATTAATCGCACTTATATTCAACCTATCAATGAGGTGTCGTATGCAGCCTCACTATTAACACAAGGGAATTATAGAGTGCGTGTACCAGAAAGTAGTGTGAAAGAAACACGAGAACTCTATGTGACGATTAACGTTTTGGCAAGGCGATTAGAACGTTTAAATAGCGAGCAAAAAATTCAACGTAATCGCTTAGTAACGACTTTAGAAAATATTCCGAGTGCAGTTTTAATGATAGATAAGCATGGAAATATCGTTGTTGCGAATAAAACGTTTTATGATATCTTTAATGAAACGAAAAGCGTGGAACATCAAAATTATGAGAAGCTTTTACACCCTTCACTCAAAAAGCTAGTTGTTGAAGGATTTAGAACAGAGAAGCCTGTTTACGATCAAGTGGAATTACATTTAAATCATATCCATCAAAAGTTCTTTGATACATCTTGCGTGCCAATTTTAACGCGTACAAAAAAACGACTCCAAGGTATGGTTATCGTATTGCATGATATTACTCAACTTAAAAAATTAGAAAATTTGAGACGAGATTTTGTTGCAAATGTATCGCATGAATTAAAAACACCAATTACGTCGATGAAAGGTTTTACAGAAACATTGCTTGATGGG
Coding sequences within it:
- the pnpS gene encoding two-component system histidine kinase PnpS, producing MIKFYHKLLIILTTITVVSFLILGFIVHNSIYTISVDYQKKELQKQAKQIINLYQDNNKARIQSLAKTYEANILISKDGKEFKVNTVKDFEIEKRKIELERQLQSENPVYMLDGKAGEYLFGIEKGNTTLLMSGKYDTVYALQMQFWKYLILIGIVIIALIFFTVRYINRTYIQPINEVSYAASLLTQGNYRVRVPESSVKETRELYVTINVLARRLERLNSEQKIQRNRLVTTLENIPSAVLMIDKHGNIVVANKTFYDIFNETKSVEHQNYEKLLHPSLKKLVVEGFRTEKPVYDQVELHLNHIHQKFFDTSCVPILTRTKKRLQGMVIVLHDITQLKKLENLRRDFVANVSHELKTPITSMKGFTETLLDGAKNDEASLDMFLNIMLKESNRIQSLVNDLLDLSKIEQNATLEKHPIDLSQVAQNAFAMFQPIANDKNIQLIDEIDDKVTALASESKMSQVIVNLLSNAVNYSPADKTVTLRVFKDKRQKVIEVIDEGIGIAEEETYRIFERFYRVDKARSRESGGTGLGLSITKHIVEGYQGSIEIESELGVGSTFRVRLPE
- a CDS encoding response regulator transcription factor produces the protein MVQRVLVVDDEQSIVTLLKYNLEQAGYIVEIAQDGEEAIEKEKETQPDLIVLDVMLPKKDGIEVCKTIRSDKNQVPILMLTAKDDEFDRVLGLELGADDYMTKPFSPREVVARVKAILRRSSQFETSRVEDDDEDIVIGPIRIRPDYFEVYRNDKLLELTPKEFELLLYLIERQGRVITREHMLNSVWNYEFAGDSRIVDVHISHLRDKLEENPKQPQFIKTVRGLGYKLERPK
- the icd gene encoding NADP-dependent isocitrate dehydrogenase; translation: MMSEKIVKTAEGLNVPNQPIVPFIIGDGIGPDIWKAASRVIDEAVKKAYNGEKEISWKEVLAGQKAFDQTGEWLPQETLDTIKEYLIAIKGPLTTPIGGGIRSLNVALRQELDLFTCLRPVRWFQGVPSPVKNPQDTDMVIFRENTEDIYAGIEFKEGSEEVKKVIDFLQKEMGAKNIRFPETSGIGIKPVSKEGTERLVRAVIQYALDNNRKSVTLVHKGNIMKFTEGAFKQWGYDLAEREFGDKVFTWQQYDKIVEEKGKDEANATQAQAENEGKIIIKDSIADIFLQQILTRPSDHDVVATMNLNGDYISDALAAQVGGIGIAPGANINYETGHAIFEATHGTAPKYADLDKVNPSSVLLSGVLLLEHLGWQEAADLITASVEKTIASKVVTYDFARLMDGATEVKTSQFADELIKNL